A region of the Antedon mediterranea chromosome 4, ecAntMedi1.1, whole genome shotgun sequence genome:
tagtTTGAAAAACAATTTATCTGCTATTTATTTGCACGACTGGAGATGACTGACCCCCAGACCTTTCTGATTTTTCTGTGTTCTTTATAATTTGCCTTGGGCATTTATAGACACAGGATCAACCTTTAAACATCCCATCTATAGGACACATTAATAAGAATCTTGTTTGAAGAATTAAGTAGTAGATTGATTTATAtagctttttttaaaactttctttGACAGTGCATCGTTGTATCACATTTGTTGTGAGCCATATCAGTTGAGTTTATCTTTCAAAACTAAAAGGTTAGTATGGTGGTAgagttcaaagttcaaaatgGCTATACAGTTCAAAGTTCAAAGGTTACTGTGGTTCAACAAGTAACCCTAATGAACAACAAAACTCAATTTCTATCAAcatattaaaagaaaacaaacaattttcaGAGTAATGATATTACATCCTAAATTTAGTTAAATGAAGTTTGTTTTTCACTTCAAACTGGCCCCATTGGTACACCCTCTGTAAatgcccatttacactaggacgataacaatTGGTGATAtatagataaatatgcatttttcgtacataaaacaaaagaaatcctATAACTATAGATGACCATCTATGCTTCcattgatgaaaatgatattttcacacgtccaatcaaatgacgtcatgattgaTAAGAGCAAAAACATCTAGacgattttattgttattaatcatgacgtcatttgattgggttatattatttttatcaaagacagcatacaTGAtcatcctatagttctagaacaaAAATCTTTCTGATTTTccttgttttatgtaagaaaaatgcatgcttatctatttatcgtcgatcattatcgtcctagtgtaaatggaccTTTATGCTATGAGCTTTGTCACTCCTTTTGTTGTATAACCACACCAATATCcctcatttttaatatttaatcaacTTCGACATTTTAATTTCAGATTAATCATCGTTGCTCTGTTGGATGCAATGGAAAACAACCCCAAAAGTCTAACTCTACAAAGAAACTGTTGCCTGACCCTTTACAACCAGTTGCCCTTTAACCTCCAGTTCCAGTACAAACGCTTCACCAAGATACTCATAAACATAATCAACAGCGAAGGCATTGATAATCTAGTTGAGAGATTGTGCGTTTTTAtgtgtaataatattgtatgtCATGTTGAAGGGGAGGAGAAGAAGCTTATGGGGAAATTAGGTGTTGTAAAGGTAAATAGAGATATGTGtgggttttgtttaattgtaCCATAAAGCTGCTTTCACATCGCACAAAAATATTGTGGAAAATGGATTCAGTGGTAAAGCATAGGATCGTTCACACTAAATTAGTACAATTTGAATCCGTACCTTATTCAAGCTCCGTAATTTGTAGGAATGGATCAAGTAGCCATTTGTTTTCTGAAATCGTACGATTTCTTTCTTTCATCCAATCAGCAGTAAGCATGAATGACCTCGTTTGACAATGGATATATCTGTATTTCTGCTCGATGTGAAAGTAGCTTAAGACCAAAGAGAATATGGACAAAAATGATACAGGACGACtttaaaacagtattaaatAACATTAGCCCACTTGAGACACACCCGGCCCAAGACAGGAATAAATGGCACAAAATAGTCACGATGAAACGTATAAACAGTCGGGGGTTGTGATAGCTTAAGTACTAAAGCAAAATGTAATAATTGCTTGTAGTCTTTGGTGCTGTGTTAATCAGCACGCATTGATATTTTATGATGGCATTTGGTTTTCAATTACTGTTTGTAGGACTTTAAGTGAATCCTAAGTTTGTGCGCTGATGCAGGAATTTTCATTGCATTAAATGTATAATCTGTGTGTAAAATTAAGTGACCACGTACTTAGTTGTTTTGGAGTTGAATCACATTTGTGTTTGCCATTTTTCCAAAACTCACAAATAGCATGTTGTGATATGTCATTCATTTTTAAACAGCAGTAATTTTACTGAGTAAATTCTAAATGTAACTTAtagatattttgttgtttttgtagagTATGTTGAGGTTGATAAAGAAACGTGTAGATAGGAGAACATACGATGAGGTTATGGAAACAGCTTGGAGTACATTGTGGAATGTAACTGGTAaatcttatttaattttttattaaaataaaataaaaaagatatattattatgttatgtatatgatattttgttgtatttgtttaaatatcatCTGTCTATAGGCATGTCTTCCACAAACATTTTGCCTTTTTTGAACATCAACTTTTATCGTTTATTTTTTTACCTTCATTTTGTTAACTGTTTTTCTTGAAGTAAATAAATGtcactttgaattgaattaaaattgtCCCcctaataaatttttttttttaatatcccattttaatgtcacataatagttattctttTGGAAAAGAGGAAATTGGATCGccaaacaatttatttacctaaaagaactgtaatttattttgaaGCAAAAAGTAGTTAATTTGtcttttattttgtcttttcgTAAGTAACATCATTtaggttttttttctattgaagtgtaaataataataattaaaagaaaGATTGAAAGATAgatctttattttattgatttaggagacaatacatcttttaaaagtTTGCATGGTAAATAAACACTAGTCAAGTTAGGTCTGCGGTACACCattcaaaaagaaaataatatttaagaaTGTTACAAACATGCgtgcaatacaatacaaatctaTGTATTTATTGGTAAAgctaaaaattgtttttacaaatGAATCTTCCTCTTTTGTAACTTCGCTCTTTTCCACTTTCTAAAtgcctttatttttttttattcaactttcaGATGAAACTGCGGATAATTGCCAAATGTTTGTATCTGGTGGAGGTCtgcatttatttcaacaatgtagaatggtaataataaataaaaaagaaaaatccttaaataatctacaaattaatttttctaGCTAAATcactgtctaaactatcaaacgttatgtgacaaaaaatgtgatgtgcccatatatggacatgatgtagTCAATGTCGTGTAAATTTGTCTACCTCcaaccaaaatttaaaaagctataGATTATTGCAATCTTGGTTAGTTTTGACTTTATTTTCTCTCTTTAGTTATATCCTGACAGACAAGAGCTGCTCAGAAACATGATGGGGCTTATGGGTAACGTAGCTGAGGTGCCATTCCTTCGTCCTGACTTGTTGTATCATGTGGAAACATTTTGGTAagtattttcaattcaattcaatcttttatttcggaatctctggtccatagaatgTAAAATtacttataaattaataaaaaaaaaagaaaactgtaccaattactactactcatctcaggattgcattccacctggagagcatctttaACTTATACAAGACATTGTCTATAATcgttgaataaaataaaatatttttaattgatgtaataaattaccattccctaacatatagagtaacatagtatttacatgaacattctagaataagatgttttgatttaagaaaccatgtgtaattaataagaacaatcaggaacattccagaagtgctattaatagaaactgtaatcatgtaataatgagaagtataaagaatgatctagaaggataggagcatcttgtatataaagggatgtaaactattgtaaggttgttggattagaggttggatattatattgtaaagttattgtgaagatgttgtttaaagtgcttactggattgttaaaagttgaagttgattgaaattaaagctttgtttttgagttattttacaactttgtggattttgtgtgtatacttttatgtcacaagggagttcctaaagtattttcaaccgctcggaaacatacgtgagaggagtttgtgacataatttggtggcagcggtgttcagcctaatttggtggcagcggtgttCAGActaatttggtggcagcggtgttCGACCTAATTAAGCCATATATCGATTTTCTTGGATGTCCACTCTACAACTtacaagaaaaaatacattGCAAACTTTGTTTCGATCATGTTTATGTTGAATCCATTTTGTGAGCTTTGGTTGGTTGCATAATTTTTTTCACATAGCAAAAATAGTTTAGTTTGTAACACCCAAATTAAAATACTTCTTATTTAATAGTGTACTATTGTTTGACAAAAGTGACGGTATTGAAGTCAGTTACAACGCTGCTGGGGTTTTGTCGCACATTCTGTCTGATGGTCCACATAAGTGGGATGATCGTGTGACGGGCAGagtaaaaataatagaaaagaTACAAACAGCTATTGATCAATGGGATATAAAAACCAAACGTAACATTAATTACAGGTTAGTTTCATATTGCAACTATCATTTTGTCAGTTTTTCACTTAAGCTCTTCTAAACTATCTTAAATACTTAACTCTTAAAGCTGTTTTTCCACTAGTCTAAAAAAAATTGCGCTACCCTTTCTTCTACAATACAAAAGGAAATAGCTGCGATCTTCAGGTTCATCACATGTCTGCTGAGCTTTTCGATTCGCGCGACTGCTAATTtactgagctctgattggttacGCAATTgcaaaaaatagaaacatttcGAAGTGAAAGACTTAAATAACTGCAATTCGTCGcagggatttggaagatggaaacatgaatacacatgcTGACGCATTCATTTGCGCGAACAATTTTGCTTAGTGGAAAATCAGCTGTAAGCtatttattgtgtttaataAAGAATCGCTATACAGTGCGTTTCTCAATAATACTAACATACATCTTTCAGATCATTTGAACCAATAATACGTCTCTTAGACAAGTCACATACGCCGATATGCCAATACTGGGCTGTCTGGGCATTGACAAATCTCTGTCATGTTGATcgtaagtttattttaatttttttatttagttttacattccatgtttttttattggctattgttttcatgtttctGTTTATTTCACGCCAAATTTGAATGTGTAaattttcaacttttatttgaaGATGACATTTTAGAGAGTTAATCAAgcatatttaattcatttagtAAATAAGAGaacacaaaattaataataagaaatatcTAAATACTGTAGACTCTGAACATGCTAGAAACAACCTGTtgttcctaaagctctgtctataatatcaaactagtttgacaacaaattatgatgtgcccaaatatggtagtgatatgcccaaatctggtagtaatatgcccaaatctggtagtaatatgacattgCTATGTCCATAtaatggtcacatcacatttgtcacataatgtttgatagtgtaggcttAAGATTCAACTGAAAACAAATGATGTCATCTTTTTCTTCTAAAATGATGTACTAAAGATTCACCTTACCTAATGAAAGTCAACTTCTCACAGAAAGATTCACTTGCAATGGAATGCATATGTtccttaaaaaaacattttactgCCAGCCtctaagtttgatagtgtagacagagctttattcatATTCGTAAATAGCTTATCACTGAAATTCAGGTAAGCTTCTGCTACAGTTACTCCAACTGTGACGTGTCTCAAAAACTAAACTTTTATGATATTGTTCTATTTTTTTAGCTGACAAATACTGCTCTCTTCTGAGAAAAGAAGGTGGCTTAGAGAAACTTCTCCAGGTATTGAGAGAACATCAAACGGCCTTTCCTAAATTGGCAGATCTTGCCAATCGAACTATACACTTAAACAAAGAAATACTGGGTCCTTATAATTTTCAATGATAGTAAAAAATGTCTGCCACATGGAATAACTCTCTATTAATTGTAGATACTGTATTGATTCGAATGTAAGCCCaccaaaataaaacatgacATCAACTGTAGCTATTGTTTAGTTGGTAGCAATATAAAAGTAATTTGATTAAAGCATAatattaaactataatattaatatttatgataaTTAAACCTTGGCCAATGGAAATATGGTACTGTATAAAAGCTGACAATAATTCTTGTGATAATTGTCGTATTGGATttggaactttcgttgtcaacgtaaagattcgttgagtactttttgtattcgaattgtaaatttgtgctcaacagaaagtcattcgaatagaaaacgttgacaacgaaagctttttcgttaagaacaatctcaacgcttaAAATACTCtgttaaagaagtactcaacggaaaaactgtactcaacggtgaaagtctaaatcgaatacgacaaataTCACACAAAAAAAAGTATACTCCACATAATTTTTCCACATCTTCGcccaattaatttttttacgaTTGAGGGCTTCATTCAgtgattgatttgatttttgattttattcaatagataaatattcaataaatgttctccacacatattgaaaatacataaaataataattatataaatacttgtgataataaccaataaaaaacatAGTCCGTATGTTTTTCATTAGTGGTGAAACCGaaatacaaaattgaaattgtaaattgtttattgtttatgtttatcttcttttaaaactaataatatatacttttcTTTTAGTTAGTAAATCATCCTGCTAAGACCGTTTGATAAATAAGATTAAGTTATTTGCTTAAGCACTTAAATATTTTAgcttaagcaaaaatataagcaaatattgataaataccAACCCTGAAATATAAAGTCTAGCAATAATTAATTATGCGCCTGTTGTGGATACAGTTTTTAAACACTCTAAAAAGATTTAAGTATGATAgtatattatttacaatttaatggttttatatttatgtattaagTATCGCACTATTGTGTTTTATGCTGATCAAAATAGATTGAGACGAATAATAACCATAACCAAGCACGCATAGACAGTTTATTTGATAATGTAATAAAAagataatttcttttttttaatataagagAGGATAtgtataataaacaatacagtaatcataattattttatttatttaattaatttctgtCTTTATTGCGAAGACACCTTCGGTATCGTAGTACAGATATCACTCGTTGATCACAGACACAATCagatgtaaaaataaaaacaataattataagtaaagtaaaatacttttacaGAGGTCTGGTTTTACTTTAGAATAACTATACAGCTATATATGTCATCAGTCCGGATTGCACGTGAATTCGCAAATCTTGTAACAGCCTTGGATGTTCCAAAGAAAAAATGGAGATGGCAGATCGGTTTTCCGACTAACATATTCAACAGCTAAAGTCTTCTTTCTTCGAGGTTTCATTATAAAATCAATTGCGGGATTGGTTAGTTCCAATGACGTTAACATACTTCGTGTAATATTTGTAGGCTTCACAGACTTTCTGATGCAACATTTGCAAATAAACTGTAGTGTGGAAGGATTTTTACTCCTGTGTGTAATTTCTTTAATGATCAGTGGATTCGTTGATACATTGTTGGTGAGCATTTCATTCAGCTCTGATGGCAAATCGTCGGCTTTTACTTGCCTCGTGGCGTTTAATAGTGAGTTGAGACCGTGGAGATTGTCAATGAAATTCGATAAATCAGTAATGCCGTAGAAATTGGCAAGAATGTCTCTCTTGTTCAGGTACTCCATCTTAATGCTCCCATAGTTGTGGAGATAAAGACTCAAGGAAGTCCTTCCAATGTCGTCTTTGATGTTCGGGTCTGCGCCATGATCGATAAGCATTCGGATCACGCGGTCACGATTTCTACTCTGCGAGCAGGCAATGTGTAACGGCGTGCTGCCATGTTTCTTATCTCTTTGATTGACATCAAGTTTGCAACTGGAAATCAAAAACCTCACACATTCGATGCCACGATTCATGAAGTTTTTCGTAGCGAGGTGCAGAGCTGTTTCTGAATTGTCATTTACAAGAGCAGGATTGGCACCAAGAGAAACCAACTCTTGAAGAACGCCAAAATGGCAGTAATCTGCAGCAACGTGGATTGGTGTATTTCCAAAGATGTCAGACGTTTCTAAATCAATCTTTGTGCGCAGGAAAGGAGTGATTGCAGGTATTAGACGCATAATAGAATAGAAAGCACAGAGATGAACTGGGCTCCTTCCATCATAATCCTGCGTATTCAAATTACCTCCGAACTCGATTATTAATGTCATCAATGTAAACCCACGTGTCAGAGTGACGTTACCGACTGTCGAATGATCATTCACACTTTCGCAGTAGAGTCTCCTAATCAGACCATGAATGGCAGTACGTCCGAGGTTATCCTGAATGTTGGGATCCAGTCCAGACGCGAGTAGCAGCTGCGCAATTGCAAGCTCCGCGTACGGCTGTATTTGATTACAAACGATATGTAGAGGTAGCAAACTGGGATCTTTTGAAGAATCTTCCCCAGAAAAAAGATCTTTGAAGTTGACGCAACTCTACGAATAAACGAATTAAATTAAAGCATTCTCAAAATCaagaaaatgtataaaaatacaaaaatataggcctaaaccaAGGGGTAGGCTAGTACCTCTAATTATTTGTCATAAAATGGAACctaaaaaaacttatttttataatttccaCTAAACTTAATACAGGCTAGGCGGCCTATTGGTAAATCTGGGAACAAATCTGAAGTAGGCACCCGACTACTGTaaagtaattaatcatttggAGGACCACAATCAATGAgtttaaaaaacagtaaaattaattatatttaaagaaatgttacatattgatataggcctaggaaATAATAAAGTGCCGCTGATTATGATTAATGTTATAGAAATGTTAGGCCTACCTGCCCGTAAGTGTTAATGTATAATTAAACTTTCTTACATTTATCGCAGCTCTACACGTTTCAACGTTATATTCCCTGACACATTTGCAAATGTATTCCCGTGGAGTTAGTTTCCTTGGATTTGGTCGGTACAAACGTACATAACAAAGCTGATGATTATCAAACACGACGGAGTCATTCTCAATTTCTTCCTCCTCTTCGTCCTCGCttatcataatattgttttttttttaattttgattttctacatttttttaacaattccTGTTTATAACTCCAGTGTGGATTTGAGCAGGcaagtaaaaacaaaacaataatcgCGCCTGACTTTGTTACTATGGCGTATTGTTCTATTTGCAATAACAATAGAACGCGCGAGTGTTCGGATGTGCGTGCTTAGTCTTACGCGCTTGCTTTGTTTCGAATAACGCTGGAAGTTAGCAACAACATCCTCTGACACAAAAACATAGGCTTCTAGCAGATGATTTAagatgtatgtaggcctaggctaggctagttagACCCTATTTGTAGTTACAGTAAAGTAATTTATATAGATATTATGGTGATGTAGTTCGAACCCTTTCCTGCGATGAGGAAGTCGGTAAATATGATGTCAAAGTGCTTGGTCTTTTTGGTATTATCTATACAATTTCACAAGGTCATAAACGGACAGGGTGAGTACCTTCAAATACACGCTAGGTgcctaggcctaattgtatTCGTTCATAATTCGGTTAACATAAATGAAGGTTGCATGCGTATTATTTTAGCCAGTCCCATATTCAAATTatgtctgtgtaaattatatcAAGGGCCTTGGTGTAGGACCTACTAGGGGCCTATTCCCTAGGCAGTAAAGAATTTGGAATTTACAATGTTTGCATGGCGAAGAAACAAAAGCATTACactttagcctaggcctatactgagAAGAATTGTCGTGATTCGGTTTTTATTATTCTGATgacaattacagtatatttttaagttgttTGGCCTATACAGTGATAACTTTAaaaagtatataggcctatagtgtatGGCTTATCAACGTACAGTATAAACAGTAGGCCCCTAGGCTTAGTTAACATTAAGGGGCTTATGTCGTTTGTTGCGTCATACgcatgtctttttttttatattcagaaATCAAAAGTCCTCTAAGCCCAGAGAAACAGTCCATACCAAGACCGGCACCTGCAGCATCGAATTCTATTCAACATGCAGCCAAAAATACCCGCGTTGTAGATCCACGAGTAAAACAGATTTTAGAACAATTAAAACAGCTTAGGAAGAATGCACCAGCTAAAGGAGGAGGAGTTAGAAGGCAAAAGGAAGACAGAAGAAGACAGCGACTGTACGACAGAAAAGTTAGTGTTATGGGTGGAAAACAGCAAAGGGTGCAACCTCCGCAACCGTACCCACAATCGCGTATTGCATCGCCTGATCGGCTTAAAACAGTTCATAGTAGTGGAATAATGAAAGATGTAGGTCCTAGGCctatacttagtaaaataaaaaatgtacgaGATTTGGAAGCAAAGAGGATGATGGAGAAAATAGAAGCGGAAGAGATTAGAAAAGATTGTAACAGTAAGTTGAATTCTCCTTATAAGTAATATTGTTCtttatggaaaaaataaataggcctacatagaaaacataacactttttaaacAGGAGTAATTAAtctatttgttttttcagcAGATATGAAATTATTGATAGGGATTCTGATAGGTATTGCGTCAACGGTCGCCGTTGCTGGAATATTTTCTGTTGCCAAATATTTCCTATGTATGCCTACTACCAACACTGAGTAAGTGTGACgtaccattttgttttcatgaaTTCATAagcattttaaaaagttgtaaGGTTTTATTTACCACCTATTTCAGATTACTTTGAATGTGTGACGTTTTTTAAGTGATTTCGTATTTATATTGGTATTATGTACATAAAAATGAAAACGTATAACTTTTTTCGGTATAAAACATACAAGaattcatttattaattgtCGATGATGATGCCACGTTCATCAGCAGATAACTGTCAAGATTAATTATTGTATGTTCTTAATTTTTGGCTACAGGAAATGATGAAATAGCCTACTTGAAAGTGGCTATTAATTTGtgtgattttttttacatttttatttacagatATAACGACGGTATAGGAAAAGCGAAATGGATCAGCGACAGAAAACCAACTTTACCGAagttagtttttttttcattttttgtcaaagctctttttattaaaccaatcaaatctattttattttgtaggcctaaaatatagtatttattctgtaatattttctttctttcttttatttacccaaaaatataaagtataaacattgtaacataaatcaaacataatcaagggaagggctaaaaaattagttaaaactaatcaagttcagcccctaaacatttatgaataaatagttataaaaacaaattagggCTACCTTCTAAAatttaatatacataaaatacttttttaaacacACTTTCTCTCAAATATATAATTCTCTTTTtggaaataataaatatttgtttgtgaTAATCTACGACCTACGCATTTTAGTCGTCGCCTGGGACCAAACCTTCAAAACTGAGTGTCGAATAGAGCGACATCCCAATTCCCCGTATGTGcacaataaattaaacattaccACCTAACTTGGTCGTCGGTAGTGGCAAAGCTCTTTAtaatcatttttgttaaaattctGAATAACTGACAGCTTTTTTCTCTAGACGCAACCCAAGGGAAGCAAAGCCGAATAAATACGTCATAATAAAAAGAACAAGGTGATTGTTTAATTGTTTAGAAGTTTAGAAGAAagataaaatgtaaacatattaaaaaaactacccatatacaattaatatatcaatatcgattttaattatgaatattagcaagacatttttttcattttaattcaaaaattaCTTTGTTGTGATATGTAAATGGGGAAACTGCGACTtgcagcataggcctactgggctgaatttCCCACAGGTGTGAACGACACATACCACTGAGGGTCACTTTGTGACTGAGTGCTGCCATCAAACGGCGCTCTTTCGTCTGTCCACGCCACATCAGCAGACGAGGCAGCCGCTGAGAATATGTACAATAGTACACTGTTGGTATTTGTaccagccagacataagatcaaaggactgttacgagttcgtatcttggcaaggcgagctcagatgtaggcctactgggttctataaagtgcacacgagccagATACGCACACTGGACCTCCAGTAGgaagtccttatccgagaataCTTGTCGAGAAGTGCCTTGAACCCTATGGTGTGCGGCGTCCCATACCTTAACCGCTCGACCACTCGACTCGACCAACATGTAAAGTTATAAAGAAATCATCAGAATCATCTGTACTTTCTTTAGGAAAGAGGAAGACGATCTATACGACAAAATTGTCGATGATTCAGATGGAATTTATATAGATGACGATGAAGTTGAGGCAATCAGGTAAATATTACtaagtgtggttcccactagcgacgacgcaacgtaacgcaatatACGCAACATAAGAACATGCCCTTCCGATAATTATGTTtccccccgcctgcgtgaattcgtcggttcccacttgtgattacgcattACAGCACTTTGCAAAACATCGCTGCGTTGTGTTActttgcgtcgctagtgagaaccacgatttatttgacaaaaaatatagtagtgattgatatgatgtcatcgcgtccatatatcacattttttttcacacaaagtttgatagtgtaggcagagcttaatgCTAATAACGTTTGGTTTCCATTGGCTACGCagaaggacgtaaacgcaacgtaccaatcacaagcgatggattattcgaactgtagTTTTTCATTGCTTGTGTTACGTCTGTgttgagaaccaagcttaaagtaattttaaattcCAAATGACTACTTCATATGAGTAAGTTTCAACTGATTTTACTTATGAAAAAAAGTAGttcaaatagtttatttttattttcccaGAGAAGAACATGAAATAGCTAACTTGCGACCTGCGCCGCCAATACCAAAGACAGCCCAAAGGTAAGTAGAATGTTATCATCACGATTTTGTTACGTGATCAGCTTTCAATTTTACTAGAAGTTAAGAAGGAAATATTCACATACGTTGAGTTTATTACCAGTTTTTGACGAAATGACGTGACGTAATACATAATTTAGTCCCGTTGAATGCTCCTGCTATTTGATTTGAAAAGGATTTAAAAGAGTGTGTTGACAAGATTTTTCTCTACGCAAAGAGAATTGAATAAAGAGAAAGGAGTGGATAAATAGAGATGCAAGAGAAAAAATTAAtctaaaacataataaatgaaatagaTACCACCAGAGAAGAAAAGATAAGCAATCTTGGAACCAAATAAAACAACTTCCATGATTAAAGTAGCATTAGCAAACATTTGAATctaaaaagctctgtctacactatcaaactagtttgacaaataagtttgatgtgcccaatggtagtgatatgacattatcatgtccatatatgggcatatcacatttttgttgtcacatatagtttgatagtgtagacagaactgaAGTTAGGTAAAGATGTCAAAATTGATGCTAACACTTAATGGAAATACGTGCAACGCGAGACAAAATCGAAATCCAAATCCATGATTCTTGGCATAAATGACATTGAAGGGGATATCGTCATAGAAGATATTTTGAAAGCCAACCTGTTCA
Encoded here:
- the LOC140047272 gene encoding ankyrin repeat domain-containing protein 61-like, coding for MISEDEEEEEIENDSVVFDNHQLCYVRLYRPNPRKLTPREYICKCVREYNVETCRAAINSCVNFKDLFSGEDSSKDPSLLPLHIVCNQIQPYAELAIAQLLLASGLDPNIQDNLGRTAIHGLIRRLYCESVNDHSTVGNVTLTRGFTLMTLIIEFGGNLNTQDYDGRSPVHLCAFYSIMRLIPAITPFLRTKIDLETSDIFGNTPIHVAADYCHFGVLQELVSLGANPALVNDNSETALHLATKNFMNRGIECVRFLISSCKLDVNQRDKKHGSTPLHIACSQSRNRDRVIRMLIDHGADPNIKDDIGRTSLSLYLHNYGSIKMEYLNKRDILANFYGITDLSNFIDNLHGLNSLLNATRQVKADDLPSELNEMLTNNVSTNPLIIKEITHRSKNPSTLQFICKCCIRKSVKPTNITRSMLTSLELTNPAIDFIMKPRRKKTLAVEYVSRKTDLPSPFFLWNIQGCYKICEFTCNPD
- the LOC140046320 gene encoding uncharacterized protein isoform X1, coding for MRKSVNMMSKCLVFLVLSIQFHKVINGQEIKSPLSPEKQSIPRPAPAASNSIQHAAKNTRVVDPRVKQILEQLKQLRKNAPAKGGGVRRQKEDRRRQRLYDRKVSVMGGKQQRVQPPQPYPQSRIASPDRLKTVHSSGIMKDVGPRPILSKIKNVRDLEAKRMMEKIEAEEIRKDCNTDMKLLIGILIGIASTVAVAGIFSVAKYFLCMPTTNTEYNDGIGKAKWISDRKPTLPKRNPREAKPNKYVIIKRTRKEEDDLYDKIVDDSDGIYIDDDEVEAIREEHEIANLRPAPPIPKTAQRSHSRSEDIYETPMRPKDNEYLEFE
- the LOC140046320 gene encoding uncharacterized protein isoform X2, which gives rise to MRKSVNMMSKCLVFLVLSIQFHKVINGQEIKSPLSPEKQSIPRPAPAASNSIQHAAKNTRVVDPRVKQILEQLKQLRKNAPAKGGGVRRQKEDRRRQRLYDRKVSVMGGKQQRVQPPQPYPQSRIASPDRLKTVHSSGIMKDVGPRPILSKIKNVRDLEAKRMMEKIEAEEIRKDCNNMKLLIGILIGIASTVAVAGIFSVAKYFLCMPTTNTEYNDGIGKAKWISDRKPTLPKRNPREAKPNKYVIIKRTRKEEDDLYDKIVDDSDGIYIDDDEVEAIREEHEIANLRPAPPIPKTAQRSHSRSEDIYETPMRPKDNEYLEFE